The following is a genomic window from Mus pahari chromosome 1, PAHARI_EIJ_v1.1, whole genome shotgun sequence.
TGAGGTGTCTTGATCTAGCAAGAAAGCTATGTGGTTTAAACTACCAGTTCCCTGTTATATATTCTGCCTTCTTAAGTGTCAGGGACAGCCTTCGTGAAAAGAGGCTGCCTGACCTGGGACTGGTGAGACTCAAGGCTCTGATGCCCTTGGTACAACCTCTGCTGTGCCAGTGGCCAGGCAAGGGCTAATGCTGGGCTGTGCATTGTCTCTGCCCAGCCTGGTCCTGGGGGAAACTGGTTGGCACCTCTCCATATGAGGATGCTATGTACAGCGGGGTTGTGTGGGTATATCCCTTAGTCTTGCCAGGGAACCAGAAATTTACTATAGGGAGATGGTCTGCCCCAGAAGACCCAGCTTTTTCCAAAAAGGATggaaaggcagaagaatcagatgAGAGGACGGTGGTGAACTGGCAGAAACAAATCCTGGCATGAAGGCCAGCCTTCTTGGGATTGGTTAGTAGTGAGTGGTGCCCCTGCTTAGGCTCCTCTGGCTGCCACTTGGGCCTGGCCCTGCTCAGGGATCTGACGGGGTTTCATCCTGTTCTTAACCAGGGCCAGGCTAGCTCGGAAGTTCTCAGGGTAATGGAGGAAAAGAAGCTTCTAACAGGGCAGAAAGATGgcttggctttttgttttctgttgtttttgttgttttgttttaagacagggtctcatgtagtccaggctgaccttgaactcctgtcctcctgtctcagtctccctaGGGCTGGGCTTATAGGAGTGCTGCGCCACCCCCAGTCTTGAAGGCTTTGCTTTATTTGTGTTGGGGATCAGCCCAGGGCCTTCTGCACACTAGACAAGTGCCCCAAGACTGAATGACACCCCTCCCTTCTTATCTTTAATTAGCTCCTAGATGGCAGTCTCTGTTTTTTCTCCCTTTGCCACATGAATTCACTAGGAGCCATGGTAGAGTTTAAAAGATGGGGCTGGGTTCTGGACCATGTCCTGAAGCCTCACTGGGCAGCCCTGAGTCCTTTGTTCTCCCTCTGCAGTGTCCTAGATGATGAGGGCAGCAACCTGAGGCAGCAGAAGCTCGACCGGCAGGTAAGTGAGGCTGGGGCTGATGGGAAGGCAGAATCTCAGCCCGGGCGTGAGGAGCACCCAGTGAGGCCCTGTCTGATTGGGTAGAGAATGACCCCTCTTCTGCTTTACCTGGTTTGTGTTATATTAACCCCACCTCAGTCCTTGCCTCTTCTGCCAGGCTGACAGCTAGTCAGAAGACACCAATAACATGAGTCCTGACGCAGACAGGGCTAGAGACCCTAATACAACCCCCGGAGCCCAGCCTGGTGATCAGGGGTGCTCTTCTTGGCCCCACTGTGGGAACCCCTTCCTCCTAGAGGAGGTAGTGGGCCAGTCCACCTGTGTGCCCACCCTGTGCCTCTGTAGCGGGCCCTGttggagcagaagcagaagaagaagcgCCAAGAGCCCTTGATGGTACAGGCCAATGCAGATGGGCGTCCCCGGAGTCGGCGTGCCCGGCAGTCAGAGGAGCAAGCCCCCCTGGTGGAGTCCTAcctcagcagcagtggcagcaccAGCTACCAAGGTACACACTCTGCCTGCCCCAGAGACAGCCAGCCTAGGGAATCCCCTGCAGGGGTTACCTACCATATCCAGGGGGTCAGGATGCTAGGGGGCTGGAGGTGGGCGGGGCTTAGAGATTCATCCTGTAGGGTTTGCCCTGGTTGAGTGTTGTACCTGGTTCAGGCCAAGTGAGACATCCCTAGCCTTGCAATCCTGTTTATGTTCAGAATGCCACCTCCTGAGCCAGGTGGTTATAGTGATGGATCAGGGAGTGCCAAAGTCCAGGTTTCTGACCTGACACATGTCTCTGAGATCCTACATCCACCAGGACTCTCCTGAGAGGATGTCCCCTCCCGTCTTCCTGCCTTACATTGCCTAGGAGCTCCTGGGtcacctgcctccttcctctctgagctCTTGCATCCTCAGGATGTCCAGCTTCTGTCCTGTAGGCGGCTGTTTCTGGCTGAGGGCTCCTTCACTTACACTTACACTACACTCACACTTAGTTCTCAGCAGAACCTAGTCTATGGAAATTTCCAGGTGTGGTTCTTTTGCACCTGGGTGTCCAGGGTTTTCTCCTTAGGTTTGGTGCCACTAgatttgtgtgtgagagggaaGGAGATAGGAGATAGATGGGTtttgctgccctctgctggctcttGGTGTTAACGCTGGGGCTCACTCCCAGAAGAGGTAAGGACGTGATTTCAGAACTGACACTCTCCGGAGATGTTTGACCTGTTGCCAAGCTCCGTGATACCTGTTGCCAAGGTCTGTGATACACAACCATGAATCTGTGGCTGTGGGTGCTGCGTGAGCATCCAGGTGTGGTCTCCGTTCCCTCGGAGCTTCTGGTCTAGGCGGGAGAGAATGTCAGCAGGTGGTTATAATTGTAAACAGGCCATGTGAGGAGAGCAGGGTCCTAGCTCTCGATGGCACTTCTAGGAAATCTGAAGTGAGTATCAGTCAGATGGGAAGGACCCATACCATGAAAGGAGTGTGGTTCATACAGGGCACTAGGCCAGCCTGGTGCCGCTGGGTGCATGCTGggtgcagagggcagagggcagaggtagCAAGGTTGGGGAAGAGATGCAGGAAGCCTACCAGGAAGGAGGCTGCTGGTCTTCATGAGCTTTCGGAAACTGTTGATCGATTTTGAGCAGATtggagtctcactgtgtggtGAACGTGGATGGCGCCAGCTGTGCCTTTCCTATACTTTCCTGCTGGTGTACCCAGCTCTTTGTTTGACAgaatccttcctccctcacaaTGGATCCCATGAGCTCAGCAGGCTTTCTGGAGTGCCTTTCTTGGCTGCAGTCTCTTTCAGAAGATGTGGGCATTGTGCCCTTCCCATCCTCCATGGCACAtccttatcacacacacacacacacacacacacacacacacacacacacacacacacacagtacatgcCCAGACTCAGATCAGTTGGCAGAACCCAGAGCTTTGGTTCCCAGCTGTCAACTTAAGTGTAGTGAGTAGAGGGACCGCCCTTGACCATTGTGTGGTTGAGATGACCAGGTTGATACTGTGGGTGAAGAGCCACACAAGGCTGAGGTGGGAGCTCTGATCTCACCAACacccattcttttctctcttgggtTCTCTCCTGAGCAGTTCAGGAGGCCGACTCGCTTGCCAGTGTACAGCTGGGAGCCACCCGCCCACCAGCACCAGCCTCAGCCAAGAAGTCCAAGGGAGCAGCTGCATCTGGGGGCCAGGGTGGGGCCcctaggaaggagaagaagggaaagcaTAAAGGTTAGTTAGCCTGGCTTCTCCTCACACCTCCCAGAGGCCTGACCTCACTAGGGGGTCAGGGGGAGGGCAGAGCTTATCCTCCTGACTTTAGGGTGGTGTAGTGTGAGAAGTCTCATTGACTGTGACCTCAGGGTACCCATCAGTGGGCCTTGTCTAGTTCATGAGTACCTTGGCTAGTTTGTGGGTGTGGAAGGCCTTGATAAACTGCCAGGAAGTGAAGTATAGCTAAGCTACGACTCGGGACCACCCATTTCCTCCCAGCCTACCTCAGCCTGAGCTCCATCCATCCAGTATCAAGCCAGGATGCTCCCTTTGGCAGAAGCTTTCTGCTTCCTCCgccccccgtccccccccccccaatttgctGCCAGCTCTACCTTATCATGTAGATTTCTCCCAACTTCCTTTCCTGTCCCCAGGACTCTTCGACCCCTCTGCTCCTAAGTCTAACAGGTCCCTAGAGATCAATGACAGTGATGGTGGCCACTTCCCCAAGTCCTGTTTCCTGGCTACTGTTTCTTCAGTCCTTGTTCATAGCCGTTGATTTCTAGGCTACTGGGTCATAGTTGGACCGTGGGGTGTCAGGCAGGATGCCTGGGCTTCGGGAGCTGGCTATAACACTAAGCAAAGCTCAGCCAGGCAGAGAGGCTGCTACCTATGGGCCAGATCTTGTTTCCGCTACTAAAGCTGCGGCCCCTTGGGCAGGAAATGTAAAGAAGCCAGGCTCTGTAAGATGATGATGGGGCACGTGGGATGGGAGACCATGTGCTCTGGAAGATGACTATGTATCAGCCACAGTCTTTGAGGGAGGGCCCTATTTTTATTGATGTATGTGAGCGTACTGTATGCGCGTGAGTGTGTAAAGAACACCAGTATGTGTAATGTGTAACTGGCTGTGTCCAGGAAAGACTGCTGCCTTCAATTAtggtctggcttgatcttgttttctgtcttgttCTTTCCAGTGTTCAGTTGACTTTGTAGATAGTTGCTGCCTGTCTTAAGGATGTGGAGTATTTCAACCCCTGGCATTTATCTGTGGGGAGAGATCGGAGGAAACGAAGCCCATGTCTTTTTACAATTTGTAATTATTAACAGGATGACAGCAGTCATTAGTTTTTACAGAGGGTCCTGTCATCCATCCCTTCCCCTTCACGGTCACCTGAGCATCcaggctttcttctccctctggaTGTAACTCAGGAGTATCTGGCCTGCAGGCACCAGCGGGCCAGCAACTCTGGCAGAAGACAAGTCTGAGGCCCAAGGCCCAGTGCAGATCTTGACTGTGGGACAGTCAGACCACGACAAGGATGCTGGGGAGACAGCAGCCGGCGGGGGCGCACAGCCCAGTGGGCAGGACCTCCGTGCCACGATGCAGAGGAAGGGTGAGCCCCATGGGGGCCCAGCTGGGACCAAAGCACAGTCCCAGGTTCTCTTCTCCAGGAACACAGCCTCCTTATGTGTGGTCCAGCCCTTCCCTGGATGTGGGGGAGGAGCATTCTTGGAATCAGATGAGAGGTTTGGGGCCATGACCCTTGATAAGGCCAAGTTAAGAGAAAGAAGTATGGACTGGGGTAGCCCACCAGCAGCCTATCCTATCTTTAGCTACCAAGAGGGCCAGGTTTACATgcagatttctttttccttttgccttttgaAAGAAGCTGTCCGTTTGTCTGATGGGAAGCAGGGCAGGTCCTCCCTGGAAACTCACTGCCCGATTTCTTTGTCATAAGCCCTAACCCTAGGAAATTCTGGGTATAGTCTTGCAGGTCCACACCCATTATAAAGAACCTACTAAAAGACTGCTTCATGGGGAAAGAACTTTAAGGCCACTCAGAGTGTGAGTGGGTCAGGCAGGACAGCTGGGACAGGCTTGAGGCAAGCTGTGGGAAGCAGAGTCAGTCCCGCCCACAGACAGAGCCCAAGTCCGTGGCCTCTGCCATCCATGGCCTTTAGTCAGAAGTGGGGCTTTCCTGGGTAGGTTCAGCTTAGCTTAGGCTTTGATACACAAGAGATAGGGATGGTGTAACTTCAAGTGAAGAAGAGGTGTGAGGTAGGGGCTGAGCTGAAAGTGGGTGGTGGGATGTATCCCTAGGAGAATCGTGACGAGCCCCAGTCCATGTGTGCACCAAAGAGAATCCGTGTCCTTGTATGTGTCTGAATGAGTGGGAGTCCTTACAGCTCTGTGAGGGTATGTGCGGATGGGGATCCCTGTGAGTGTCTCGATGTAGGAGTCGGTGGCTGAATGTGCATCTACACGGGCTCACCTGTATTCCCACTATAAAACGTGTGTGCTCATCCCTCCCTGTCCTCTGCTCACCATAGGCATCTCCAGCAGCATGAGCTTTGacgaggaagaggatgaggatgaaaacagctccagctcctcccagctgAACAGCAACACCCGCCCTAGTTCTGCCACTAGCAGAAAGTCCATCAGGGTGAGTGAGGAGGAGCCTTCATCCCCGCTAGGGGGCTGCCTGTGCGTGGTGGtccagtctgttttctgttgtgataaacacGGACCAGAAGcatcctggagaggaaagggtttcttggCTTGCACTGTCAGGTCACGATCCATCACTGAGGGCGCTCAAGCAGAACCTGTGTAGGAACACTGCTTGCTAGCTCACTGCCAGGTTCATGCTCTGgtagctttcttacacagctaGACTCCACCCACCTAaggatggtgccgcccacagtgggctgggccctctcacatcatgACCATCTGTCATAAACATGGCCTTAGGCCAGTTTGATCTGGGCATGCACACCTTTTAGTGCCCTCCCTCCCCGCCAAGCCCCCGGCTCTGCTGTGTCAAGTCAATAAACTAGGACATGAAGTAGTTCATGTATGTGACAGCATCGTAAGGCGCTGGTTTTCCTTGGGCTTGGTGCCTATGTGAAGCTTCTCTAGCTGGGTTCTTCTGCTGCTCTGCTGTACTTCCTGTCTCTTCAGCAAGGTCAAGGGGCTGCTGGGGTATGGGAAGAGCTGGCCTTGGGCAGGATGACCTCCTGAGAACCTGCCCTTATCCCTCCTGACTCCACCCGGAAACTACCGAGGAAAGGGATAGGCTAGAAGGTAGCTGTGGACCCTGGAGCAGGATGGCCACACCCACATCCCCCGGATGCTGACCtgatcctctccttcccctcactgactcaggaggcagacttTTGTCCTAGCCCACCAATCGCACGCAAAGTGTCCTTTCGATTTGGGTCTCTACTCTCCCTTTTCGTAGGAGGCAGCTTCAGCCCCCAGCCCAGCAGCCCCAGAGCCACCAGTGGATATTGAGGTCCAGGATCTAGAGGAGTTCGCACTGAGGCCAGCCCCACAAGGGATCACCATCAAATGCCGCATCACTCGGGACAAGAAAGGGATGGACCGCGGCATGTACCCCACCTACTTCCTGCACCTAGACCGTGAGGATGGCAAGAAGGTGAGGCTCCTCTGGGCATGGCTTTTCAGTTTGGAGGCCTGAAGACTAGAATATGAGGGGAGCTCAGCTCTGAAGCTGACCTCTTGGTTCTCTAGAGAAGTAAGCGTGTGGTGTGGGCTTAGGGGCTTGCCAGTGCTTGTCATCAGGGGAGGGTGCGGGGGGCAGAGGCTGGATCTgtgatgttgttttgtttcactCTACTCTTTAAGGTGTTCCTCCTGGcgggcaggaagagaaagaagagcaaaaCTTCCAATTACCTCATCTCTGTGGACCCAACAGACTTGTCTCGGGGAGGCGATAGCTATATCGGGAAATTGCGGTACCAGTGTTCtcccgggagggagggagggagggagggagggaggggactggcAAGTCTTCTGAAATCTCTGAAGGAATCTGCCCAGCCTTGAGTCAGACAAGACTAGGCTGCTCCAGGGTGTTGAGTAATGGGCTCAGCGTGAGTGACAGATCAAACCAGGGTGTTGCCAGTGATATAGGCCACAGTGGAGGAGTGGCTTCGGGTCCCTGGTCAGAACCAAGGGACAGGCTGCGAAGAAGCCGCGAGGAGGTGAGAAGGGGAGGCCCTGAGTGCGGTCTGACTGAGGAAggtgagaaggagagaaggggaggccctGAGTGAGGTCTCACTGAGGAAGAATAAGGAAAGGCATGAGTAGTATAAGCTGGACCCACCCTGggccaggacagacagacattctcTGTGAGGTGCAGAATGCTCTCAGGCCTCTTGGATGCCACACTGCTTACTTCCTAGAAAAAGCAGTGCCATTGTGCCCTCCAGGAAACCCATGAACACCGACTGCCTGGATTTTCCTCACTGAAATGAAAGTCAGCCCTTTGAGTTAACAGCTTGTGGAAGAAATACTTCCTGGCCCGTGCCATGAATGCTCTGTAGGCTCCTTGTAAGAGAAGGGGCTAGCCTGTGCCCTGGGAAGAGGTATGTAAGCCTGTTGGGTGTACCTTTCCTTCAGGTCCAACCTGATGGGCACCAAGTTCACCGTTTATGACAATGGCATCAACCCTCAGAAGGCATCCTCTTCCACGCTGGAAAGCGGAACCTTGCGCCAGGAGCTGGCAGCGGTGTGCTATGTGAGTCCTTAGTTCCTAGGCAGACGTGAACCCAGGGCAAGGTGCCTGACTGGGGGCTGCCCTGTTTACCGTGATGGGTAGTCAAGGCTGTGTCTATCAGGGCTGTCTTCGGTAGAGTGACCCTGTGTGGGACAGTCTAGACCTTACCTGTCTTCAGGGTTCAGGTCACAGCAGGCTAACtgcccagggagctctgggaacCATCCTGTGGCCTGACCCAGGAGGCTCCTGGACAGGAGAAAGTAGAGGCCTGGGTTCCTTTCTGTACTCCACCCACAGCTCACTGCTGCAGCTGCATTGCCAGGCACTGCATGGATCCGAGGCCTTTCCGAATTGTTTCAGAACAGAGATTCTGTTCCCTCTGTGTTCTGGAAACGGTAGCTTGGAGTTTGGGCACTTGCTAACACTATATCAACAAGAACAAGATTGGGGTATAAATATAAGAAAGTTCTCTGTTGCAcacttgatttcttccttttaaaagtaaaggAAGGTGTCCTGGGGACACTTCTTAGGGACAATTAGGACTCTGCAGTTACTTTGGATGATCCCACAGTGCCACCTGCTGGTCAGTCTTAGAGAAGCAGCCTGAGACCGTCTAAATGCATGGTAGTGTTGGCGGGACTTAGGACAGTAAACAGAAACAGTAAAGCCCTATGGCGTTTAAATCTTTAGCGAGAGACAAGCCATAAAACGGATGTAAATGAAATATGCATGTTCTTGATCaatgttcagaattaagaatCAAGTAGAGGtaggggtatatgtgtgtgtagacctGTAGGCGTGACGGCTGAGAGGGTCTTGCCAAGGTAACTCCTG
Proteins encoded in this region:
- the Tub gene encoding tubby protein homolog isoform X1, translated to MEGVSSHRTLSYSRWSYDSVLDDEGSNLRQQKLDRQRALLEQKQKKKRQEPLMVQANADGRPRSRRARQSEEQAPLVESYLSSSGSTSYQVQEADSLASVQLGATRPPAPASAKKSKGAAASGGQGGAPRKEKKGKHKGTSGPATLAEDKSEAQGPVQILTVGQSDHDKDAGETAAGGGAQPSGQDLRATMQRKGISSSMSFDEEEDEDENSSSSSQLNSNTRPSSATSRKSIREAASAPSPAAPEPPVDIEVQDLEEFALRPAPQGITIKCRITRDKKGMDRGMYPTYFLHLDREDGKKVFLLAGRKRKKSKTSNYLISVDPTDLSRGGDSYIGKLRSNLMGTKFTVYDNGINPQKASSSTLESGTLRQELAAVCYETNVLGFKGPRKMSVIVPGMNMVHERVCIRPRNEHETLLARWQNKNTESIIELQNKTPVWNDDTQSYVLNFHGRVTQASVKNFQIIHGNDPDYIVMQFGRVAEDVFTMDYNYPLCALQAFAIALSSFDSKLACE
- the Tub gene encoding tubby protein homolog isoform X2, producing MTSKPHSDWIPYSVLDDEGSNLRQQKLDRQRALLEQKQKKKRQEPLMVQANADGRPRSRRARQSEEQAPLVESYLSSSGSTSYQVQEADSLASVQLGATRPPAPASAKKSKGAAASGGQGGAPRKEKKGKHKGTSGPATLAEDKSEAQGPVQILTVGQSDHDKDAGETAAGGGAQPSGQDLRATMQRKGISSSMSFDEEEDEDENSSSSSQLNSNTRPSSATSRKSIREAASAPSPAAPEPPVDIEVQDLEEFALRPAPQGITIKCRITRDKKGMDRGMYPTYFLHLDREDGKKVFLLAGRKRKKSKTSNYLISVDPTDLSRGGDSYIGKLRSNLMGTKFTVYDNGINPQKASSSTLESGTLRQELAAVCYETNVLGFKGPRKMSVIVPGMNMVHERVCIRPRNEHETLLARWQNKNTESIIELQNKTPVWNDDTQSYVLNFHGRVTQASVKNFQIIHGNDPDYIVMQFGRVAEDVFTMDYNYPLCALQAFAIALSSFDSKLACE
- the Tub gene encoding tubby protein homolog isoform X3, whose product is MEGVSSHRTLSYSRWSYDSVLDDEGSNLRQQKLDRQRALLEQKQKKKRQEPLMVQANADGRPRSRRARQSEEQAPLVESYLSSSGSTSYQVQEADSLASVQLGATRPPAPASAKKSKGAAASGGQGGAPRKEKKGKHKGISSSMSFDEEEDEDENSSSSSQLNSNTRPSSATSRKSIREAASAPSPAAPEPPVDIEVQDLEEFALRPAPQGITIKCRITRDKKGMDRGMYPTYFLHLDREDGKKVFLLAGRKRKKSKTSNYLISVDPTDLSRGGDSYIGKLRSNLMGTKFTVYDNGINPQKASSSTLESGTLRQELAAVCYETNVLGFKGPRKMSVIVPGMNMVHERVCIRPRNEHETLLARWQNKNTESIIELQNKTPVWNDDTQSYVLNFHGRVTQASVKNFQIIHGNDPDYIVMQFGRVAEDVFTMDYNYPLCALQAFAIALSSFDSKLACE